In a single window of the Schistocerca americana isolate TAMUIC-IGC-003095 chromosome X, iqSchAmer2.1, whole genome shotgun sequence genome:
- the LOC124556161 gene encoding mucin-17-like, translated as MKIITCLTVILYVVALPITSQLSAQNATGTADSVQEEITDQRKVDMTTAAKEDEGYMMMSHSTSLVSNGNSAPESGESTPTPPTSIQNRSTTGAFSGSLKLGDDATAVPSVPELQPTSTSPFALPSGNENLLQQNTEDTETDYGHVHTLPSQQGELMQRNDSKNYEDPYVSFVPHTETNSQAPTMSPSASFTTPGEVENNSQQDDKSQSTTLEDNYEDGITTPQYVPFTPPANIKNFKEQGGTSPAKDVETSMRSPSTSFMTPDENEVMWQNGEPNDTKVEASNHNDAKTTTTLGVDYIPRSDTNNFKEDVDEFKATTSSSSQETGTPTISPSVLGGEDGLKQKNVETTAGTFEANYDDAVSTTPHYEHITSHTSTNNPNEHDGKFITTTESSAQETGIIATSPSTLSVVANNDVSGTQQNGELTVTTFEVEYDSKVTTTPQYDDFILRTSTKNSTVQDNDFNTATVSSAQEIVTTTTSPTKLFTISNIDVSDTQQEGENTTVAFESENDAEVSTTPQYVDFIHRTVTEKSGEQDDDFSAVPASSAHGVGMTTIPPVKLLTIPNDGEGLTQKNVESTATTLQTDYDGMEPTTPPAEHFTPPTGTKNFMEEAGELDTNTPSSSHDILPTSTSPSVPVAEQADDENCTQQECDSTGTTVAVYPEDNLTTMSPLTPVTVPADGGNIKEHSDGPNITLSPEPNKDESTTTPSFPQPVNDSNITLKINKCKGTNLGTNQEKHSTMSFLAIFKILAGINDNRTLMCDEPDVTTTTPTNEETSYNTTAKQNTTTISKDEAVDGYKTKSHYPSYTGSSPDELLMLYKLHVRMLKTMSITLGAVVALILISIGFKYCRKHRRGDRTAVSPHTAEPREAGQPSTSQASTSEEPVIRLRDLLSREENN; from the exons ATGAAGATTATCACTTGCTTGACGGTCATCCTGTATGTTGTTG CTCTACCGATAACAAGTCAGCTGTCAGCTCAAAATGCGACAGGTACAGCTGATTCTGTCCAAGAAGAGATAACAGATCAACGCAAAGT GGACATGACCACAGCTGCTAAAGAAGATGAAGGTTACATGATGATGTCACATTCCACAAGTCTTGTTAGTAACGGGAATTCTGCGCCTGAGAGCGGTGAATCTACTCCTACACCGCCAACGAGTATCCAAAACAGATCGACTACTGGCGCTTTTTCAGGGTCATTGAAGCTCGGTGATGACGCTACAGCGGTTCCATCGGTCCCCGAGTTACAGCCAACCTCCACATCACCGTTTGCACTACCGAGTGGCAATGAAAACCTCCTGCAGCAGAATACGGAAGACACTGAGACTGATTATGGACACGTGCACACCTTGCCATCGCAACAAGGAGAGTTAATGCAGCGTAATGATAgtaaaaattacgaagatccgtaCGTGAGCTTCGTACCTCACACTGAAACCAACAGTCAAGCACCCACTATGTCACCATCAGCGTCGTTCACAACACCTGGAGAGGTTGAGAATAACTCACAGCAGGATGACAAATCGCAGAGCACCACATTAGAGGACAACTATGAAGATGGTATCACCACTCCCCAATATGTGCCCTTCACACCTCCTGCTAATATCAAAAACTTCAAGGAGCAGGGTGGAACCTCACCAGCTAAGGATGTTGAGACATCCATGAGATCACCATCGACATCATTCATGACTCCAGATGAAAATGAGGTCATGTGGCAGAATGGTGAGCCCAACGACACAAAAGTTGAGGCCAGTAATCACAATGATGCAAAGACCACTACAACCCTGGGTGTGGACTACATACCACGCAGTGATACAAATAATTTCAAGGAGGATGTTGATGAATTCAAAGCTACTACTTCCTCGTCGTCTCAGGAAACTGGAACACCCACCATCTCACCATCAGTTCTTGGTGGTGAAGACGGACTCAAGCAGAAGAACGTTGAAACCACTGCTGGAACATTTGAAGCTAACTATGATGATGCAGTGTCAACCACACCTCACTATGAACACATCACATCACACACCAGTACTAATAATCCCAATGAACACGATGGGAAATTCATAACTACTACTGAATCATCAGCTCAAGAAACTGGAATAATTGCCACTTCACCATCAACGTTGTCTGTTGTCGCGAATAATGATGTGAGTGGCACGCAACAAAATGGGGAACTCACCGTCACAACATTCGAGGTCGAATATGATTCTAAAGTGACCACCACACCACAGTATGATGATTTCATACTGCGCACTAGTACCAAGAATTCCACAGTACAGGACAATGATTTCAACACTGCCACGGTCTCGTCAGCTCAAGAAATCGTGACTACTACCACCTCCCCAACAAAGTTGTTCACTATTTCAAATATCGATGTGAGTGACACGCAGCAGGAAGGAGAAAACACCACTGTAGCATTCGAGAGCGAAAATGATGCTGAAGTGAGCACCACACCACAGTATGTTGACTTCATACACCGCACTGTTACCGAGAAGTCCGGTGAGCAGGATGATGATTTCAGCGCTGTACCTGCCTCGTCAGCTCATGGTGTTGGAATGACCACCATCCCGCCAGTAAAGCTGTTGACGATTCCTAATGATGGCGAGGGTCTtacgcagaagaatgttgaatccACCGCCACAACATTGCAGACCGACTATGATGGTATGGAACCAACTACACCCCCGGCTGAACACTTTACGCCACCCACTGGCACCAAGAATTTCATGGAAGAGGCTGGTGAACTCGACACTAACACGCCTTCGTCATCTCACGATATTTTGCCTACCAGCACTTCACCATCAGTGCCAGTGGCAGAGCAGGCAGATGATGAAAATTGCACACAGCAGGAATGTGATTCCACTGGTACCACAGTTGCCGTGTATCCGGAAGATAACCTTACCACCATGTCACCACTAACGCCAGTCACCGTGCCTGCGGATGGTGGAAATATTAAAGAGCACAGTGATGGACCAAATATCACCTTGAGTCCGGAACCTAATAAAGATGAGTCTACTACCACACCATCGTTCCCACAGCCTGTTAACGATAGTAATATCACattgaaaatcaataaatgtaAGGGCACCAACCTTGGTACCAACCAGGAAAAGCACTCCACGATGTCATTTCTAGCGATTTTCAAAATACTGGCAGGTATTAATGATAACCGCACGCTGATGTGTGACGAGCCAGATGTCACAACGACTACGCCAACTAATGAAGAGACCTCATATAACACAACAGCGAAACAAAACACTACAACTATCTCTAAGGACGAAGCAGTGGATGGCTACAAAACTAAAAGCCATTATCCATCATACACTGGATCTTCTCCTGACGAATTACTAATGTTGTACAAACTACATGTTAGAATGCTCAAGACAATGTCTATCACCTTAGGGGCGGTAGTAGCTCTCATTTTGATCAGCATTGGATTCAAATACTGCAGGAAACATAGACGAGGCGACCGCACAGCAGTTTCTCCTCACACTGCTGAACCTCGTGAAGCAGGTCAACCTTCCACATCTCAGGCTTCTACTTCCGAAGAGCCCGTTATAAGATTACGAGATCTGCTCTCTCGTGAAGAGAATAATTAG